Proteins encoded by one window of Enterobacter hormaechei subsp. xiangfangensis:
- the lipB gene encoding lipoyl(octanoyl) transferase LipB gives MYQDKILVRHLGIQPYEPVSQAMHDFTDMRDDTTPDEIWLVEHMPVFTQGQAGKAEHLLMTGDIPVIQSDRGGQVTYHGPGQQVMYVLLNLKRRKLGVRELVTLLEQTVVNTLAEYGIDAHPRADAPGVYVGEKKICSLGLRIRKGCSFHGLALNINMDLTPFQRINPCGYAGMEMTQMRQWVATATPENIRPVLLKKFLALLNNPDYEYIAA, from the coding sequence TTGTACCAGGATAAAATTCTTGTTCGCCATCTTGGGATACAGCCTTACGAGCCAGTCTCTCAGGCTATGCATGACTTTACCGATATGCGCGATGACACCACCCCTGATGAAATCTGGCTGGTTGAACACATGCCGGTGTTTACTCAGGGCCAGGCAGGAAAAGCCGAACATTTATTGATGACGGGTGATATCCCGGTGATCCAGAGCGATCGCGGTGGACAGGTAACCTACCACGGCCCGGGCCAGCAGGTAATGTATGTCCTGCTTAACCTGAAACGCAGAAAGCTGGGCGTACGTGAGCTCGTGACCTTACTGGAACAGACCGTGGTGAACACGCTCGCTGAGTACGGTATCGACGCTCATCCTCGCGCCGATGCCCCGGGCGTCTACGTGGGAGAGAAGAAAATCTGTTCGCTGGGGCTGCGTATCCGTAAAGGCTGCTCGTTCCACGGGCTGGCGCTGAATATCAATATGGATCTGACCCCTTTCCAGCGCATCAACCCATGCGGGTATGCGGGTATGGAAATGACGCAAATGCGCCAGTGGGTCGCTACCGCCACGCCTGAGAATATCCGCCCCGTGCTTTTGAAGAAGTTTTTAGCGCTGCTTAACAATCCTGACTACGAATATATTGCTGCTTAA